In a genomic window of Brassica rapa cultivar Chiifu-401-42 chromosome A10, CAAS_Brap_v3.01, whole genome shotgun sequence:
- the LOC103838126 gene encoding probable protein S-acyltransferase 3 yields the protein MQRERMNKKKSSQVHCISSHDHILMMASTSKHIPEIRLYKAWKGNNRFFCGGRLIFGPDVNSLFLTSFLIGAPALTFCIRMLVWIQKDDPIFNYTVLTSAFILTLLVFTFLFLTSARDPGIIPRNKTSVNLEDGSNSSLTQSMEWVNNKTPHLKIPRTKDVFVNGYTIKVKFCETCLLYRPPRASHCSICNNCVQRFDHHCPWVGQCIAHRNYPVFICFISTSTLLCIYIFALSWINLIRQPGRLWSTMSHDIISVILIIYSFVSIWFVGGLTIFHVYLMSTNQTTYENFRSRYDKKENPYKRGLLKNVKEVLFAKIPPSQLDLRAMVPEEDGGSEYESEYSSSIRYDNEKGGKLPKRVSPEKLNLDNIDISNEYKTAKDDASSELDPSFFSSQHRNDPL from the exons ATGCAGAGGGAGAGaatgaacaagaagaagagtagTCAGGTTCATTGTATTTCCTCTCATGATCATATTCTCATGATGGCTTCAACTTCAAAACACATTCCTGAGATCAGATTGTACAAAGCCTGGAAGGGTAACAAC AGATTTTTCTGTGGTGGGAGACTAATCTTTGGTCCTGATGTTAACTCTCTCTTCCTAACCTCTTTCTTGATTGGAGCCCCTGCCCTTACATTCTGCATAAGGATGCTCGTGTGGATTCAAAAAGACGATCCTATCTTCAACTACACCGTTCTGACTTCAGCATTTATCCTCACCCTCTTG GTGTTTACGTTTCTATTCTTGACATCAGCTAGAGATCCAGGAATCATCCCAAGAAATAAAACATCAGTAAATCTTGAAGATGGCTCAAATAGTTCCTTGACACAGTCTATGGAATGGGTCAACAACAAAACTCCTCATCTCAAGATTCCTAGAACAAAAGACGTTTTCGTTAACGGCTACACTATCAAAGTCAAGTTCTGTGAGACTTGTTTGCTCTACCGTCCACCACGTGCATCACACTGCTCCATATGTAACAACTGTGTCCAACGCTTTGATCACCATTGTCCATGGGTTGGACAATGCATTGCCCAT AGAAACTACCCGGTCTTCATCTGCTTCATCTCAACGTCAACGTTGTTATGCATATACATCTTTGCGTTGTCATGGATCAATCTAATCCGACAGCCTGGGAGATTGTGGAGTACAATGTCTCATGACATAATCTCTGTCATTCTCATCATCTATTCATTCGTTTCTATCTGGTTCGTTGGTGGCCTTACCATTTTCCACGTCTATCTTATGTCTACAAATCAG ACAACTTATGAGAATTTTCGGTCCCGTTATGATAAGAAAGAAAACCCTTACAAGAGAGGGTTGCTGAAGAACGTTAAAGAAGTGTTGTTCGCCAAGATCCCACCTTCTCAACTAGATCTCAGAGCAATGGTCCCAGAAGAAGATGGCGGATCTGAGTATGAGTCAGAGTATAGCTCTTCCATCAGATATGATAATGAAAAGGGAGGCAAACTCCCTAAAAGGGTGAGCCCGGAGAAGCTTAACTTAGATAATATTGACATTAGCAATGAATACAAGACAGCTAAAGATGATGCTTCTTCTGAGCTTGATCCTTCTTTCTTCTCATCTCAGCATAGAAATGACCCTCTTTAA